From a region of the Thermomicrobium roseum DSM 5159 genome:
- a CDS encoding B3/4 domain-containing protein: protein MAVFCVSSEVFEQFPDYLVIVLVADRVENRRHVERARTLLAESARLACERWRAIDPKALPEIDVWRRAFRRLGWSASTYQSSVEALVRRTLKGNPPPSINPAVDLANAASLRFLVPIGAHDLATAPNGLTVRASLPGDRFLPLGDGAPEEPEVGEIVYVHDHDVRTRRWVWRQSRTGLVTPDSRTILFPIDAFQGVTAAAAVAAADWLSEQLQSLLGATVQRGLVDLNQPVFDSALGDAIS, encoded by the coding sequence ATGGCCGTCTTCTGCGTTTCCTCGGAAGTCTTCGAGCAGTTTCCCGACTATTTGGTCATCGTGCTCGTCGCTGACCGAGTCGAGAACCGGCGGCACGTCGAACGAGCCCGGACACTACTCGCGGAAAGCGCCCGTCTCGCCTGCGAGCGCTGGCGAGCGATCGACCCTAAGGCCTTGCCGGAGATCGACGTCTGGCGACGGGCATTTCGCCGGCTCGGCTGGTCCGCTAGTACGTATCAGAGTTCGGTCGAAGCGCTCGTCCGCCGGACACTGAAGGGTAACCCTCCCCCGAGCATCAACCCGGCCGTCGATCTCGCCAATGCAGCGTCGCTCCGTTTTCTCGTCCCCATCGGCGCGCACGATCTGGCCACCGCTCCGAACGGCCTGACCGTCCGTGCGAGCCTTCCTGGCGATCGCTTCCTGCCTCTCGGTGACGGCGCACCCGAAGAGCCGGAGGTCGGAGAAATCGTGTACGTCCATGACCACGACGTCCGGACTCGGCGCTGGGTGTGGCGCCAGAGCCGGACCGGCCTCGTCACGCCGGATTCGCGCACGATTCTCTTCCCGATCGATGCCTTTCAGGGTGTCACGGCGGCCGCTGCCGTCGCAGCCGCCGATTGGCTCAGCGAGCAACTCCAGTCACTGCTCGGTGCGACCGTGCAGCGCGGCCTCGTCGATCTGAACCAACCGGTCTTCGACTCCGCCCTCGGCGATGCAATCAGCTGA
- the dapA gene encoding 4-hydroxy-tetrahydrodipicolinate synthase: MLRGTFVALITPFAGEEIDEPRLRDLVDWLIANRVDGLVPCGTTGETPSLSDTEWQRVAAVVIEQAAGRVPVIVGTGTNSTMVTIQRTRVARELGATAAMVVTPYYNKPQQDGLYRHVAAIADAVDLPLVIYNVPSRTGVNLAPETARRLLDIAPVIAFKDSSGSLDQVSELVLAVGDRSSVLSGDDSLTLPIIAVGGQGVVSVLANIAPAATATMVRAALDGDLARARQLHGELFPLARALFIETNPVPVKTAAELLGLCSATVRLPLAPLAPANRERLLAALASCPHTASLLARPMGEAA, encoded by the coding sequence ATGCTCCGCGGAACGTTCGTTGCCTTGATCACGCCCTTCGCTGGTGAGGAGATCGACGAGCCGCGACTGCGCGACCTCGTCGACTGGCTCATCGCCAACCGGGTCGATGGACTGGTCCCCTGCGGAACGACCGGCGAGACGCCGAGTTTGTCCGATACCGAATGGCAGCGCGTCGCGGCGGTCGTGATCGAGCAGGCGGCGGGCCGCGTCCCGGTGATCGTCGGCACGGGAACAAATTCCACGATGGTCACGATTCAACGAACCCGCGTGGCGCGCGAGTTGGGTGCGACCGCTGCCATGGTCGTCACGCCTTACTACAACAAGCCACAGCAAGACGGTTTATACCGTCATGTCGCCGCGATCGCCGATGCGGTCGACCTCCCGCTCGTCATCTATAACGTCCCGAGTCGGACCGGCGTCAATCTCGCTCCCGAGACGGCACGTCGCCTGCTGGATATCGCACCGGTCATCGCCTTCAAGGACTCGAGTGGGTCGCTCGACCAGGTGAGCGAACTCGTCCTGGCGGTGGGTGATCGAAGCTCGGTGTTGAGCGGCGACGATTCGCTCACGTTACCGATCATTGCTGTTGGCGGCCAAGGGGTCGTCTCTGTCCTGGCGAATATCGCCCCTGCGGCCACGGCAACGATGGTTCGCGCAGCACTCGACGGCGACCTCGCCCGTGCACGCCAACTCCACGGTGAACTCTTCCCGCTGGCTCGCGCACTGTTCATCGAGACCAACCCGGTGCCGGTCAAGACGGCAGCGGAACTGTTGGGGTTGTGCAGCGCGACTGTTCGTCTCCCTCTCGCACCGCTGGCTCCGGCCAACCGCGAGCGGCTGCTCGCTGCGCTGGCCAGCTGTCCACACACTGCTTCGCTTCTCGCACGACCGATGGGGGAGGCTGCGTGA
- a CDS encoding glycosyltransferase encodes MEPTREHREFFPAPGIQRVAMLSVHTSPLAQPGIGSAGGMNVYIRELSRHLAQRGVAVDIYTRRDHPAVPPLVEPFPGVRVYALDAGPATALPKEQLFCYLPTFVSELAYLVHRQQLSYDIVHAHYWLSGWAAHLLQRYWDVPFVHMFHTLAVLKNSVQASPPESVLRLQVEQGLARVADAIIAANPDERETIVNELGAPPSRLCTVPPGVDAEHFRPLDRAAARSRLGIPLDRPVALFIGRIDPVKGIDVLLRAWQRIAQELAPRQPLLLFLGGGFDSSAGLRPDAALSRVIADARELGIAETVRFLGSRPQGELPLFYNAADVCLIPSHYESFGLVAVESMACGTPVVASQVGGLRFSVEHEVSGLHVPPNDPAALATATVRVLTDHQFRTRLQVGARQAALRFSWHRVTTVVARLYEQVARRGILQPCGTTG; translated from the coding sequence GCGTCGCGATGCTCAGCGTGCATACATCACCGCTCGCCCAGCCTGGCATCGGTAGCGCTGGCGGGATGAACGTCTATATCCGGGAACTGAGTCGGCATCTCGCCCAGCGCGGCGTCGCAGTCGATATCTACACTCGCCGTGATCATCCTGCCGTCCCACCGCTCGTCGAGCCGTTCCCGGGTGTTCGCGTCTACGCGCTCGACGCTGGGCCCGCCACCGCCTTACCGAAGGAACAGCTCTTCTGCTATCTCCCCACGTTCGTGAGCGAACTGGCCTATCTCGTCCATCGCCAGCAACTCTCCTACGATATCGTCCACGCCCATTACTGGCTCTCTGGTTGGGCTGCGCACCTCTTGCAGCGCTATTGGGACGTACCGTTCGTGCACATGTTCCACACCCTGGCTGTCCTCAAGAACAGTGTGCAGGCGAGTCCACCGGAATCGGTGCTCCGTCTCCAGGTCGAGCAGGGCCTGGCGCGGGTCGCCGATGCGATCATCGCGGCCAATCCGGACGAGCGCGAGACGATCGTCAACGAACTCGGCGCGCCACCTTCTCGGCTGTGTACCGTGCCACCGGGTGTCGACGCGGAGCACTTCCGACCCCTCGATCGTGCAGCCGCCCGCAGTCGACTGGGAATTCCGCTCGATCGCCCGGTCGCTCTCTTCATCGGTCGGATCGACCCGGTCAAGGGAATCGACGTTCTGTTGCGCGCCTGGCAACGGATCGCGCAAGAACTGGCGCCGCGCCAGCCGCTCCTCCTCTTCCTCGGCGGTGGATTCGATTCCTCAGCTGGGTTGCGACCGGACGCAGCCCTCTCGCGCGTCATAGCTGATGCCCGCGAACTCGGCATCGCCGAAACCGTCCGCTTCCTCGGTTCGCGACCACAGGGAGAACTCCCGCTCTTCTACAATGCAGCAGACGTGTGCCTGATCCCCTCCCACTACGAGTCGTTCGGCCTCGTCGCCGTCGAATCGATGGCCTGCGGCACACCGGTCGTCGCCAGTCAGGTCGGCGGCTTGCGTTTCAGCGTCGAACACGAGGTTTCCGGTTTGCACGTTCCACCCAACGACCCCGCCGCACTGGCAACCGCGACTGTTCGTGTTCTCACCGACCACCAGTTCCGCACGCGCTTGCAAGTCGGTGCTCGGCAGGCCGCGCTCCGTTTCTCCTGGCATCGGGTCACGACAGTCGTCGCCAGGCTCTACGAGCAGGTCGCGCGCCGCGGGATCCTCCAACCATGCGGCACGACAGGATAG